One window of Mediterraneibacter gnavus ATCC 29149 genomic DNA carries:
- a CDS encoding PucR family transcriptional regulator ligand-binding domain-containing protein produces the protein MAYTVKQLLESKQFPDMRLVICKENLNQEIKGIRIIEIEDMERYLTGGELLLTNMKVYFGETEREFRKHLNELEKKQVSGFIIKQHPDMVQKVNYYDILLKFCSERNIPVIEISEDEYYWGIIKYVILQIYDENIARLIYFKLTHDNISNMLLDGENFEDPTKNILFLLSSMIGNPVALYYSNYK, from the coding sequence ATGGCTTATACGGTAAAACAATTATTAGAATCGAAACAATTTCCTGATATGAGATTAGTGATATGTAAAGAAAATCTGAATCAGGAAATTAAAGGTATACGAATTATCGAAATAGAAGATATGGAAAGATATCTGACTGGAGGAGAGCTTCTTCTTACAAATATGAAAGTGTATTTCGGAGAAACGGAGAGAGAGTTTCGGAAACATTTGAATGAACTGGAGAAGAAACAGGTCAGTGGATTTATTATAAAGCAGCATCCGGACATGGTACAGAAAGTCAATTATTATGATATTTTATTAAAGTTTTGTTCGGAACGTAATATTCCAGTGATAGAAATTTCGGAAGATGAGTATTATTGGGGTATTATAAAATATGTTATTCTGCAGATCTATGATGAAAATATCGCACGGTTGATTTATTTCAAATTGACACACGACAATATTTCTAACATGTTATTGGATGGAGAGAATTTTGAAGATCCAACTAAAAATATTTTGTTTCTATTGTCTTCCATGATTGGCAATCCGGTAGCGTTATATTATAGTAACTATAAATGA
- a CDS encoding LPXTG cell wall anchor domain-containing protein yields MKKDESVDISCLPTGWTYTVTETAPGTNFEVSYSINGGSKTVGEAASFTMAATGTEDIQFTNTSTVAPPVTGRNIQNNSWIMMLIVVLLIGIGSMVFFRKVKRKYH; encoded by the coding sequence TTGAAAAAAGATGAATCTGTAGATATCAGTTGCTTACCGACAGGATGGACATATACCGTTACGGAGACAGCACCGGGAACAAACTTCGAGGTGTCATACTCGATAAATGGTGGATCGAAAACCGTTGGAGAAGCAGCATCATTTACAATGGCAGCAACAGGAACGGAAGATATCCAATTTACAAATACATCAACCGTGGCACCGCCCGTAACCGGAAGAAATATTCAGAATAATAGCTGGATTATGATGCTGATTGTGGTTTTACTGATTGGCATTGGAAGCATGGTATTTTTCAGAAAAGTAAAAAGAAAATATCATTAA
- a CDS encoding Rrf2 family transcriptional regulator: MQLTNTTDYAIRIVCYLASENKVITTAELSRELNIPASYIPKITKQLKEKEIVKAAEGSNGGYMLEKRPEEISLMDVINCTESTMAISRCLEKDGYCSRNYSDCCKVHKVLLDLQNTYNNRLENVKISDIIQPGKDEYFGRFYVVIKLNLKDQTYECIYSHVHEVYDKVSDSATYDEFIRKYTEQYVYEQDRQKLRRFLTSEKLTEHLVDGCMEDDMSYRRICDNEADSYIWMEAKRYVDETENIAILTLHNAKVIPDTIVNMEQELRKKEKNITKQYWDMVSLLVAVLNHNNLVEKEHQDDISFYTEQVYRQLQKNYPEYGITEEEIENVSHLAPIHDIGKIRVPIEILNKNGKLTIDEMEVVKQHPITGAEMTLRFPNGMTTEKLNKYSYEICRHHHERFDGSGYPDGLKGDQIPLCAQVVGLVDAYDALVSERPYKRKLKHAEAVRMIVNAECGAFSMKLLQCFFTAAMQKEWVQKVESNREE; this comes from the coding sequence ATGCAGCTTACAAATACAACGGATTATGCCATTAGAATCGTATGTTATCTAGCATCAGAAAATAAGGTAATAACTACAGCAGAACTATCTCGTGAATTAAATATTCCGGCAAGTTACATTCCTAAAATAACAAAGCAATTAAAAGAAAAAGAAATTGTTAAAGCGGCAGAGGGATCGAATGGAGGCTATATGCTGGAAAAACGACCGGAAGAAATTTCTCTTATGGACGTTATTAACTGTACAGAGTCAACAATGGCAATTAGCAGATGTCTGGAGAAGGACGGATACTGTTCCAGAAATTATTCAGATTGCTGCAAGGTACATAAGGTGTTACTGGATCTGCAGAACACTTATAATAACAGGCTGGAAAATGTGAAAATATCAGATATTATTCAACCGGGCAAAGATGAATATTTTGGACGTTTTTATGTAGTTATAAAATTGAATTTAAAGGATCAAACATATGAATGTATTTATTCCCACGTACATGAAGTCTATGATAAAGTAAGTGATTCAGCTACCTATGATGAGTTTATAAGGAAGTACACAGAACAATATGTATATGAACAGGATCGCCAGAAGTTAAGACGATTTTTGACAAGCGAAAAGCTTACGGAACACTTAGTAGACGGCTGTATGGAAGATGATATGTCCTACCGCAGAATATGTGATAATGAAGCAGATTCTTATATTTGGATGGAAGCAAAAAGATATGTAGATGAGACGGAGAATATTGCCATTCTCACATTACATAATGCGAAGGTCATTCCAGATACGATTGTTAATATGGAACAGGAATTGCGGAAGAAAGAAAAGAATATCACGAAACAGTATTGGGATATGGTTTCTTTGCTTGTTGCGGTATTGAATCACAATAATCTGGTGGAAAAGGAACATCAGGATGATATTAGTTTTTATACGGAGCAGGTTTATCGCCAACTGCAGAAAAATTATCCGGAATATGGAATTACCGAAGAAGAGATTGAAAATGTATCACACCTGGCACCAATCCATGATATTGGTAAAATCCGGGTACCGATAGAAATATTGAATAAAAATGGGAAATTAACGATAGACGAGATGGAAGTCGTGAAGCAGCATCCAATTACCGGTGCAGAGATGACATTGAGATTTCCGAATGGTATGACAACAGAGAAATTGAATAAGTACAGCTATGAAATCTGCCGACATCACCATGAGAGATTTGATGGCTCTGGATATCCGGACGGTTTAAAGGGAGATCAGATTCCGCTTTGTGCTCAGGTGGTCGGTTTGGTGGATGCCTATGATGCTTTGGTCAGTGAGCGACCATATAAACGAAAACTGAAACATGCCGAGGCGGTAAGGATGATTGTAAATGCTGAATGTGGAGCGTTTTCCATGAAATTGCTTCAATGTTTTTTTACTGCGGCTATGCAAAAAGAGTGGGTGCAGAAAGTAGAATCAAACAGAGAAGAGTAA
- a CDS encoding PucR family transcriptional regulator, with amino-acid sequence MPLTILDYMALENAVFTLQYSFMGTYAQNQIEKKYQRDIGYSLLNGLLTGDELSKAARMLKLKDTAQYCVVSFHTISSNSEDYYTKEELEEIGVIEGEIQRLLPDEHIYRNLNQIVCIHEIKPGETQAGFREEMEKLYQTVQKQIFHRNKTTDFQIGIGSIVNGYGDLKKSFKDSKKIIDYMDMLRYLYGDKNISVADFSKLGFFQIFEKIKNRDELMEYVPESLVKLYWYDKEHDGELIETLQAYLDCDKSANKAAEKLYVNYRTLSSRLKKIKDISGIDFKNSAEMLAVRNGIVLFKMAETL; translated from the coding sequence ATGCCATTAACAATACTGGACTATATGGCATTGGAAAATGCTGTTTTTACTTTACAGTATAGTTTTATGGGAACATATGCTCAAAATCAGATAGAAAAAAAATATCAACGAGATATTGGATATAGCTTGCTTAATGGTTTATTAACGGGCGATGAATTGAGTAAAGCTGCAAGAATGCTAAAGTTGAAAGATACAGCTCAATATTGTGTGGTAAGTTTTCATACGATTTCAAGCAATAGCGAAGATTATTATACAAAAGAAGAATTAGAAGAAATCGGAGTGATAGAAGGCGAGATTCAGAGATTACTTCCGGATGAACATATTTACCGGAATCTGAATCAGATTGTGTGTATTCATGAAATTAAGCCTGGGGAAACACAAGCAGGGTTCCGGGAAGAAATGGAAAAATTATATCAGACAGTACAGAAGCAGATTTTTCACAGAAATAAGACAACGGATTTTCAGATTGGCATTGGAAGTATTGTTAATGGATATGGAGATTTGAAAAAATCTTTTAAGGATTCAAAGAAAATCATAGACTATATGGATATGCTCAGATATCTCTATGGTGATAAGAATATATCGGTAGCCGATTTTTCTAAGCTCGGTTTTTTCCAGATTTTTGAAAAAATCAAAAATCGTGATGAACTGATGGAATATGTGCCAGAGTCACTTGTGAAATTATATTGGTATGATAAAGAACATGATGGAGAACTGATTGAAACGTTGCAGGCGTATCTGGACTGTGATAAGAGTGCGAATAAGGCGGCGGAAAAACTGTATGTGAATTATCGTACACTTTCTTCCAGGTTGAAAAAAATTAAAGATATTTCAGGAATTGATTTTAAAAACTCGGCAGAAATGCTAGCTGTCAGAAATGGAATTGTTCTTTTTAAAATGGCAGAAACACTGTAA
- a CDS encoding transposase, with translation MSILISIFISGYHGKTTDFAKNSSCHRTTIAHFLNSGKWDDSLLSDTLKCSVIEIIYSEAARTGKPVFRIVDDTIASKTKPSSRALHPIEDAYFHQSHLKGKQDYGHQAVAVMLSCNGIVLNYAFVMYNKSISKIDIVQSIAKELPVPPVMSYFLCDCWYVSEKIINTFAQRGFHTIGALKTNRLLYPSGMKKKLRELAAELSVTHREFDLVTVKKRNYYVYRYEGNLNGIENAVVLLSYPEKAFGNPKALRAFISTNAALSTQEILSWYVCRWPIEVFFRQCKDKLALDSYQIRSAQGIKRYWLLMSLAHFMCAVGTGRFCSFETGYHEICDTIQLEKYRYLFQCAKESNDFDSFMKFAV, from the coding sequence ATGAGTATCCTAATCAGTATTTTCATTTCAGGATATCATGGAAAAACTACGGACTTTGCTAAAAACAGTTCCTGCCACAGAACGACGATTGCCCATTTTCTCAATTCCGGAAAATGGGATGATTCATTACTTTCAGATACGTTAAAATGCTCTGTCATTGAGATTATTTATTCAGAAGCAGCACGCACCGGAAAGCCTGTTTTCCGCATTGTGGACGATACGATTGCTTCAAAGACAAAGCCTTCGTCACGGGCTTTACATCCGATTGAAGATGCGTATTTTCACCAATCCCATTTAAAGGGAAAACAGGACTACGGGCATCAGGCAGTTGCTGTTATGCTTTCCTGCAATGGCATTGTTCTGAACTATGCTTTTGTAATGTACAATAAGTCAATTTCCAAGATTGACATTGTACAAAGCATTGCAAAGGAGCTGCCTGTTCCACCGGTAATGTCCTATTTTCTTTGCGACTGCTGGTATGTTTCTGAAAAGATAATCAATACCTTTGCACAGAGAGGATTCCATACCATCGGTGCTTTGAAAACAAACCGTTTGCTGTATCCATCGGGAATGAAAAAGAAACTTCGTGAACTGGCCGCCGAATTGTCTGTTACACATCGTGAATTTGACCTTGTGACAGTCAAAAAACGAAACTATTATGTGTACCGGTACGAGGGAAACCTCAACGGCATAGAAAATGCGGTAGTTCTTTTGAGTTATCCGGAAAAAGCATTTGGTAATCCCAAAGCATTGCGTGCTTTCATCAGTACAAACGCAGCCCTATCTACACAGGAGATTCTTTCCTGGTATGTGTGTCGATGGCCGATTGAAGTATTTTTCCGCCAGTGTAAGGATAAACTGGCACTGGACAGCTATCAGATACGCTCTGCACAGGGAATCAAAAGGTACTGGCTGCTTATGTCACTGGCACATTTCATGTGTGCAGTGGGTACTGGTAGGTTCTGTTCGTTTGAAACTGGATATCACGAAATCTGTGATACCATTCAGCTGGAAAAGTATCGTTATCTTTTTCAATGCGCAAAGGAAAGCAATGATTTTGATTCATTTATGAAATTCGCAGTGTAG